In Zonotrichia leucophrys gambelii isolate GWCS_2022_RI chromosome 8, RI_Zleu_2.0, whole genome shotgun sequence, one genomic interval encodes:
- the NOS1AP gene encoding carboxyl-terminal PDZ ligand of neuronal nitric oxide synthase protein isoform X2, whose translation MPAKSKYNLVDDRHDLRIPLHNEDAFQHGICFEAKYIGSLDVPRPNSRVEIVTAMRRIRYEFKAKNIKKKKVNLIVSVDGVKVILKKKKKLLSLQKKEWAWDENKMLVMHDPIYRIFYVSHDSQDLKIFSYIARDGSSNVFRCNVFKSKKKSQAMRIVRTVGQAFEVCHKLSLQHTQQNADGQEDADSDRNGDDLDVPACRLSGVERAAASAEETDIDAVELPLPGADILDFSRGVTDLDAVGKESCLHPEDILTASPKMLLPSSAQLPDLGTPLSAHHQMQLLQQLLQQQQQQTQVAVAQVHLLKDQLAAEAAARLEAQARVHQLLLQNKDLLQHISLLVKQVQELELKLAGNTTSSQDSLLEITFRSNALPVLCDPTTPQPEDAHPPSLGPSSAFPSSMGSPIVDQSMFENASAGTAPTPRAQHVPAAAGTVPQPCRPGGSQHLRNLGKAVGAKVNDLLRRREPAGLPAVGAMEVNASAGAVLGTGQPPAEHGAVALEAFPRLEPPPPITKKRTPRALKTPQDMLIAPQPEGTGTRGGTEEPPEPLPAHPEPTEEQPGMGDPSPPACPGVLGVTGALEPSGDQPTSALPVPDLIHKGSQESQWQVGERATQMSASTEKPSRRQGLEHEPAASTGRPEPRASGWEVEGAHPDLLSFE comes from the exons TATGAGTTTAAAGCCAAGAATatcaagaagaagaaggtgaatCTCATCGTGTCGGTGGACGGCGTGAAGGTCAttctgaagaagaagaagaag CTTCTTTCATTGCAGAAAAAAGAATGGGCCTGGGACGAGAACAAAATGCTCGTCATGCATGATCCTATCTACAG GATATTCTATGTATCTCATGACTCCCAGGACCTAAAGATCTTCAGCTACATTGCCAGGGATGGGTCTAGCAATGTCTTCAGGTGCAACGTCTTCAAGTCCAAGAAGAAG AGCCAAGCCATGCGCATCGTGCGGACGGTGGGGCAGGCGTTCGAGGTGTGCCACaagctgagcctgcagcacaCCCAGCAGAACGCCGACGGCCAGGAGGACGCAGACAGCGACAGGAACGGAGACGACCTGGACGTCCCAG CCTGTCGCCTGTCCGGCGTGGAGAGAGCGGCCGCCTCGGCCGAGGAGACCGACATCGACGCCGTGGAGCTGCCGCTGCCCGGAGCCGACATCCTGGACTTCAGCCGCGGCGTCACCGACCTCGATGCTGTGGGCAAGGAG agctgcctccaccCTGAAGATATCCTGACAGCATCACCCAAGATGCTGCTGCCCTCGTCTGCCCAGCTGCCCGACCTGGGAACGCCCCTCTCTGCCCACCACCAGATGCAGCTTCTCCAGcaactcctgcagcagcagcagcagcagacacaaGTGGCCGTGGCACAG GTCCACCTGCTGAAGGaccagctggcagcagaggcagcgGCACGGCTGGAGGCCCAGGCTCGTGtgcaccagctcctgctccagaacAAGGACTTGCTGCAGCACATCTCATTGCTGGTCAAAcaggtgcaggagctggagctgaagcTGGCGGGGAACACGACCA GCTCCCAGGACAGTCTGCTGGAGATCACCTTCCGCTCCAACGCCCTCCCCGTCCTGTGCGACCCGACCACCCCGCAGCCCGAGGACGCGCACCCGCCGTCGCTGGGCCCCAGCTCGGCCTTCCCCAGCAGCATGGGCAGCCCCATAG TGGACCAGAGCATGTTTGAGAACGCCAGCGCCGGCACGGCACCCACGCCGCGGGCACAGCACGTCCCTGCCGCGGCGGGCAccgtgccccagccctgccggcCCGGCGGCAGCCAGCACCTGCGCAACCTGGGCAAGGCCGTGGGCGCCAAGGTGAACGACCTGCTGCGGCGCCGGGAGCCGGCCGGCCTGCCCGCCGTGGGAGCCATGGAGGTGAACGCCAGCGCGGGCGCCGTGCTGGGCACGGGACAGCCGCCCGCTGAGCACGG ggctgtggcactggAGGCCTTTCCCCGGCTGGAGCCCCCGCCCCCCATCACCAAGAAGCGGACACCGCGCGCCCTGAAGACCCCCCAGGACATGCTCATTGCTCCGCAGCCGGAGGGGACCGGCACCAGGGGTGGCACCGAGGAGCCTCCTGAACCACTCCCAGCTCACCCTGAGCCCACAGAGGAGCAGCCGGGGATGGGGGACCCATCTCCTCCAGCATGCCCTGGTGTCCTCGGTGTGACAGGTGCCCTAGAGCCCAGCGGGGACCAGCCTACCAGTGCCCTACCCGTGCCCGACCTCATCCATaagggcagccaggagagccagtGGCAAGTGGGTGAGAGGGCCACTCAGATGTCAGCCAGCACAGAGAAGCCCTCACGGagacaggggctggagcacgAGCCAGCAGCAAGCACAGGGCGGCCAGAACCACGTGCCTCTGGCTGGGAGGTGGAGGGGGCCCATCCCGACCTACTGTCCTTTGAGTAG
- the NOS1AP gene encoding carboxyl-terminal PDZ ligand of neuronal nitric oxide synthase protein isoform X1 → MPAKSKYNLVDDRHDLRIPLHNEDAFQHGICFEAKYIGSLDVPRPNSRVEIVTAMRRIRYEFKAKNIKKKKVNLIVSVDGVKVILKKKKKLLSLQKKEWAWDENKMLVMHDPIYRIFYVSHDSQDLKIFSYIARDGSSNVFRCNVFKSKKKSQAMRIVRTVGQAFEVCHKLSLQHTQQNADGQEDADSDRNGDDLDVPACRLSGVERAAASAEETDIDAVELPLPGADILDFSRGVTDLDAVGKESCLHPEDILTASPKMLLPSSAQLPDLGTPLSAHHQMQLLQQLLQQQQQQTQVAVAQVHLLKDQLAAEAAARLEAQARVHQLLLQNKDLLQHISLLVKQVQELELKLAGNTTTGSQDSLLEITFRSNALPVLCDPTTPQPEDAHPPSLGPSSAFPSSMGSPIVDQSMFENASAGTAPTPRAQHVPAAAGTVPQPCRPGGSQHLRNLGKAVGAKVNDLLRRREPAGLPAVGAMEVNASAGAVLGTGQPPAEHGAVALEAFPRLEPPPPITKKRTPRALKTPQDMLIAPQPEGTGTRGGTEEPPEPLPAHPEPTEEQPGMGDPSPPACPGVLGVTGALEPSGDQPTSALPVPDLIHKGSQESQWQVGERATQMSASTEKPSRRQGLEHEPAASTGRPEPRASGWEVEGAHPDLLSFE, encoded by the exons TATGAGTTTAAAGCCAAGAATatcaagaagaagaaggtgaatCTCATCGTGTCGGTGGACGGCGTGAAGGTCAttctgaagaagaagaagaag CTTCTTTCATTGCAGAAAAAAGAATGGGCCTGGGACGAGAACAAAATGCTCGTCATGCATGATCCTATCTACAG GATATTCTATGTATCTCATGACTCCCAGGACCTAAAGATCTTCAGCTACATTGCCAGGGATGGGTCTAGCAATGTCTTCAGGTGCAACGTCTTCAAGTCCAAGAAGAAG AGCCAAGCCATGCGCATCGTGCGGACGGTGGGGCAGGCGTTCGAGGTGTGCCACaagctgagcctgcagcacaCCCAGCAGAACGCCGACGGCCAGGAGGACGCAGACAGCGACAGGAACGGAGACGACCTGGACGTCCCAG CCTGTCGCCTGTCCGGCGTGGAGAGAGCGGCCGCCTCGGCCGAGGAGACCGACATCGACGCCGTGGAGCTGCCGCTGCCCGGAGCCGACATCCTGGACTTCAGCCGCGGCGTCACCGACCTCGATGCTGTGGGCAAGGAG agctgcctccaccCTGAAGATATCCTGACAGCATCACCCAAGATGCTGCTGCCCTCGTCTGCCCAGCTGCCCGACCTGGGAACGCCCCTCTCTGCCCACCACCAGATGCAGCTTCTCCAGcaactcctgcagcagcagcagcagcagacacaaGTGGCCGTGGCACAG GTCCACCTGCTGAAGGaccagctggcagcagaggcagcgGCACGGCTGGAGGCCCAGGCTCGTGtgcaccagctcctgctccagaacAAGGACTTGCTGCAGCACATCTCATTGCTGGTCAAAcaggtgcaggagctggagctgaagcTGGCGGGGAACACGACCA CAGGCTCCCAGGACAGTCTGCTGGAGATCACCTTCCGCTCCAACGCCCTCCCCGTCCTGTGCGACCCGACCACCCCGCAGCCCGAGGACGCGCACCCGCCGTCGCTGGGCCCCAGCTCGGCCTTCCCCAGCAGCATGGGCAGCCCCATAG TGGACCAGAGCATGTTTGAGAACGCCAGCGCCGGCACGGCACCCACGCCGCGGGCACAGCACGTCCCTGCCGCGGCGGGCAccgtgccccagccctgccggcCCGGCGGCAGCCAGCACCTGCGCAACCTGGGCAAGGCCGTGGGCGCCAAGGTGAACGACCTGCTGCGGCGCCGGGAGCCGGCCGGCCTGCCCGCCGTGGGAGCCATGGAGGTGAACGCCAGCGCGGGCGCCGTGCTGGGCACGGGACAGCCGCCCGCTGAGCACGG ggctgtggcactggAGGCCTTTCCCCGGCTGGAGCCCCCGCCCCCCATCACCAAGAAGCGGACACCGCGCGCCCTGAAGACCCCCCAGGACATGCTCATTGCTCCGCAGCCGGAGGGGACCGGCACCAGGGGTGGCACCGAGGAGCCTCCTGAACCACTCCCAGCTCACCCTGAGCCCACAGAGGAGCAGCCGGGGATGGGGGACCCATCTCCTCCAGCATGCCCTGGTGTCCTCGGTGTGACAGGTGCCCTAGAGCCCAGCGGGGACCAGCCTACCAGTGCCCTACCCGTGCCCGACCTCATCCATaagggcagccaggagagccagtGGCAAGTGGGTGAGAGGGCCACTCAGATGTCAGCCAGCACAGAGAAGCCCTCACGGagacaggggctggagcacgAGCCAGCAGCAAGCACAGGGCGGCCAGAACCACGTGCCTCTGGCTGGGAGGTGGAGGGGGCCCATCCCGACCTACTGTCCTTTGAGTAG
- the UHMK1 gene encoding serine/threonine-protein kinase Kist — translation MSGCAWGAAPPLLEALGRLWEVQAPLGSGSSASVYRVRCCGDPRAPPGAVKEFVPPPGPRPGPARRPGARPPAADCAEYGFRKERAALEQLRGHRNIVTLYGVFTNHYSANGPSRCLLLELLDISVSELLLHSSNQGCSMWMIQHCARDVLEALAFLHHKGYVHADLKPRNILWSAEEECFKLIDFGLSFKEGNQDVKYIQTDGYRAPEAELQNCLAQAGLQSETECTSAVDLWSLGIVLLEMFSGMKLKHTVQSQEWKTNSSAIIDRIFASEGVVNSAIPAYHLRDLIKSMLHCDQGKRASAEKALCSPFFSIPFAPHIEDLVMLPTPVLRLLNVLSDASLQCEEEYEDILEDIREECQKYGPVVSLLIPKENPGKGQVFVEYANAGDSKAAQKMLTGKIFDGKFVVATFYPLSAYKRGYLYQNLL, via the exons ATGTCGGGGTGCGCGTGGGGCGCGGCGCCGCCGCTGCTGGAGGCGCTGGGCCGGCTGTGGGAGGTGCAGGCGCCGCTGGGCAGCGGCTCCTCGGCCTCGGTGTACCGGGTGCGCTGCTGCGGGGATCCCCGGGCTCCCCCCGGCGCCGTCAAGGAGTTCGTGCcgcccccggggccgcggccCGGACCCGCTCGCCGCCCcggcgcccgcccgcccgccgccgacTGCGCCGAGTACGGGTTCCGCAAGGAGCGCGCCGCGCTCGAGCAGCTCCGCGGGCACCGCAACATCG TGACACTCTATGGCGTGTTCACCAACCACTACTCTGCCAACGGCCCGTCCCGCtgtctgctcctggagctgctggacaTCAGCGTGtccgagctgctgctgcactccaGCAACCAGGGCTGCTCCATGTGGATGATCCAGCACTGTGCCCGGGATGTCCTGGAAGCCCTGGCTTTCCTGCACCACAAAGGCTATGTGCACGCAGACCTCAAGCCACGCAACATCCTGTGGAGTGCAGAGGAGGAGTGCTTTAAGCTCATTGACTTTGGACTTAGCTTCAAAGAGGGGAATCAG GATGTGAAATACATTCAAACAGACGGGTATCGGGctccagaggcagagctgcagaactgcctggcacaggcagggctccaGAGTGAGACAGAGTGTACCTCTGCTGTGGATCTGTGGAGCCTGGGAATCGTTTTACTGGAAATGTTCTCAGGAATGAAACTGAAACATACAGTCCAATCTCAGGAATGGAAG acAAACAGTTCTGCCATCATTGATCGCATATTTGCCAGTGAGGGGGTGGTTAATTCAGCCATTCCAGCTTATCACCTCAGAGACCTTATCAAAAG CATGCTTCATTGTGACCAAGGAAAACGAGCCTCTGCTGAGAAGGCTTTATGCAGCCCATTCTTCAGCATTCCCTTTG CTCCCCATATTGAAGACTTGGTGATGCTCCCCACacctgtgctgaggctgctaAATGTTCTAAGTGATGCTTCTCTGCAGTGTGAAGAAGAATATGAAG atATCCTGGAGGACATAAGGGAGGAGTGTCAGAAATACGGACCAGTGGTTTCCTTGCTTATTCCAAAGGAGAATCCTGGTAAAGGCCAA gTCTTTGTTGAATATGCAAATGCTGGTGATTCCAAAGCTGCCCAAAAAATGCTGACTGGAAAGATTTTTGATGGCAAGTTTGTTGTGGCTACGTTTTACCCACTGAGTGCCTATAAGAGAGGATATCTGTACCAAAACTTGCTGTAG
- the NOS1AP gene encoding carboxyl-terminal PDZ ligand of neuronal nitric oxide synthase protein isoform X3: protein MPAKSKYNLVDDRHDLRIPLHNEDAFQHGICFEAKYIGSLDVPRPNSRVEIVTAMRRIRYEFKAKNIKKKKVNLIVSVDGVKVILKKKKKKKEWAWDENKMLVMHDPIYRIFYVSHDSQDLKIFSYIARDGSSNVFRCNVFKSKKKSQAMRIVRTVGQAFEVCHKLSLQHTQQNADGQEDADSDRNGDDLDVPACRLSGVERAAASAEETDIDAVELPLPGADILDFSRGVTDLDAVGKESCLHPEDILTASPKMLLPSSAQLPDLGTPLSAHHQMQLLQQLLQQQQQQTQVAVAQVHLLKDQLAAEAAARLEAQARVHQLLLQNKDLLQHISLLVKQVQELELKLAGNTTTGSQDSLLEITFRSNALPVLCDPTTPQPEDAHPPSLGPSSAFPSSMGSPIVDQSMFENASAGTAPTPRAQHVPAAAGTVPQPCRPGGSQHLRNLGKAVGAKVNDLLRRREPAGLPAVGAMEVNASAGAVLGTGQPPAEHGAVALEAFPRLEPPPPITKKRTPRALKTPQDMLIAPQPEGTGTRGGTEEPPEPLPAHPEPTEEQPGMGDPSPPACPGVLGVTGALEPSGDQPTSALPVPDLIHKGSQESQWQVGERATQMSASTEKPSRRQGLEHEPAASTGRPEPRASGWEVEGAHPDLLSFE, encoded by the exons TATGAGTTTAAAGCCAAGAATatcaagaagaagaaggtgaatCTCATCGTGTCGGTGGACGGCGTGAAGGTCAttctgaagaagaagaagaag AAAAAAGAATGGGCCTGGGACGAGAACAAAATGCTCGTCATGCATGATCCTATCTACAG GATATTCTATGTATCTCATGACTCCCAGGACCTAAAGATCTTCAGCTACATTGCCAGGGATGGGTCTAGCAATGTCTTCAGGTGCAACGTCTTCAAGTCCAAGAAGAAG AGCCAAGCCATGCGCATCGTGCGGACGGTGGGGCAGGCGTTCGAGGTGTGCCACaagctgagcctgcagcacaCCCAGCAGAACGCCGACGGCCAGGAGGACGCAGACAGCGACAGGAACGGAGACGACCTGGACGTCCCAG CCTGTCGCCTGTCCGGCGTGGAGAGAGCGGCCGCCTCGGCCGAGGAGACCGACATCGACGCCGTGGAGCTGCCGCTGCCCGGAGCCGACATCCTGGACTTCAGCCGCGGCGTCACCGACCTCGATGCTGTGGGCAAGGAG agctgcctccaccCTGAAGATATCCTGACAGCATCACCCAAGATGCTGCTGCCCTCGTCTGCCCAGCTGCCCGACCTGGGAACGCCCCTCTCTGCCCACCACCAGATGCAGCTTCTCCAGcaactcctgcagcagcagcagcagcagacacaaGTGGCCGTGGCACAG GTCCACCTGCTGAAGGaccagctggcagcagaggcagcgGCACGGCTGGAGGCCCAGGCTCGTGtgcaccagctcctgctccagaacAAGGACTTGCTGCAGCACATCTCATTGCTGGTCAAAcaggtgcaggagctggagctgaagcTGGCGGGGAACACGACCA CAGGCTCCCAGGACAGTCTGCTGGAGATCACCTTCCGCTCCAACGCCCTCCCCGTCCTGTGCGACCCGACCACCCCGCAGCCCGAGGACGCGCACCCGCCGTCGCTGGGCCCCAGCTCGGCCTTCCCCAGCAGCATGGGCAGCCCCATAG TGGACCAGAGCATGTTTGAGAACGCCAGCGCCGGCACGGCACCCACGCCGCGGGCACAGCACGTCCCTGCCGCGGCGGGCAccgtgccccagccctgccggcCCGGCGGCAGCCAGCACCTGCGCAACCTGGGCAAGGCCGTGGGCGCCAAGGTGAACGACCTGCTGCGGCGCCGGGAGCCGGCCGGCCTGCCCGCCGTGGGAGCCATGGAGGTGAACGCCAGCGCGGGCGCCGTGCTGGGCACGGGACAGCCGCCCGCTGAGCACGG ggctgtggcactggAGGCCTTTCCCCGGCTGGAGCCCCCGCCCCCCATCACCAAGAAGCGGACACCGCGCGCCCTGAAGACCCCCCAGGACATGCTCATTGCTCCGCAGCCGGAGGGGACCGGCACCAGGGGTGGCACCGAGGAGCCTCCTGAACCACTCCCAGCTCACCCTGAGCCCACAGAGGAGCAGCCGGGGATGGGGGACCCATCTCCTCCAGCATGCCCTGGTGTCCTCGGTGTGACAGGTGCCCTAGAGCCCAGCGGGGACCAGCCTACCAGTGCCCTACCCGTGCCCGACCTCATCCATaagggcagccaggagagccagtGGCAAGTGGGTGAGAGGGCCACTCAGATGTCAGCCAGCACAGAGAAGCCCTCACGGagacaggggctggagcacgAGCCAGCAGCAAGCACAGGGCGGCCAGAACCACGTGCCTCTGGCTGGGAGGTGGAGGGGGCCCATCCCGACCTACTGTCCTTTGAGTAG